One genomic window of Nakamurella panacisegetis includes the following:
- a CDS encoding substrate-binding domain-containing protein has product MKLTVTRAAILALAVTTSVSLAACTKNNNSSSSSTSSAAAAASAGPGSSGSASAASGGGSTGTIKIGLVTKTDSNPYFVKLRESAKALAATQGAEVIALAGKFDGDNDGQVTAIENLVQQGVKGIMITPSNSAGILNALKAAQAKGILVIALDSETTPVDAVPATFATDNLQAGVILGKYIKAKIGSTAPKIITMDLDPSASVGIQRHNGFLEGMGLPDGTPPQVIGSALTAGDQTKAQSAMENLLQAHPDVNVVYSINEPAGRGAYQALTEKGLQSKVIVGSIDGSCSGVQYVKDGKFAATVMQFPKIMAEDGVKAIVTFAKTGTKPSGVVNTGATLITDKPIAGIDSKDSAWGLANCWG; this is encoded by the coding sequence ATGAAGCTCACCGTCACTCGGGCCGCGATACTCGCGCTCGCGGTCACCACTTCGGTGTCGTTGGCCGCGTGCACCAAGAACAACAACTCGTCGAGTTCCAGCACGTCCAGCGCCGCGGCGGCGGCCTCCGCCGGGCCGGGTTCCTCCGGCTCGGCGTCGGCGGCCTCCGGCGGCGGGAGCACGGGAACGATCAAGATCGGGTTGGTCACCAAGACCGACTCGAACCCGTATTTCGTGAAGCTGCGTGAGTCGGCGAAGGCTTTGGCGGCCACCCAGGGGGCCGAGGTGATCGCCCTGGCCGGCAAGTTCGACGGCGACAACGACGGACAGGTCACGGCCATCGAGAACCTGGTCCAGCAGGGCGTCAAGGGCATCATGATCACCCCGAGCAACTCGGCGGGCATCCTGAACGCGCTCAAGGCGGCCCAGGCCAAGGGCATTCTGGTGATCGCGCTGGATTCGGAGACCACCCCGGTGGACGCCGTTCCGGCCACTTTTGCCACCGACAACCTGCAGGCCGGTGTGATCCTCGGTAAGTACATCAAGGCCAAGATCGGCAGCACGGCGCCGAAGATCATCACCATGGATCTGGACCCGAGCGCGAGTGTCGGTATCCAGCGGCACAACGGGTTCCTGGAGGGCATGGGCCTTCCGGACGGCACGCCGCCGCAGGTGATCGGCAGTGCGTTGACCGCCGGTGACCAGACCAAGGCGCAGAGCGCGATGGAGAACCTGCTGCAGGCGCACCCGGATGTCAATGTCGTCTACTCGATCAACGAGCCGGCGGGACGTGGTGCCTACCAGGCCTTGACCGAAAAGGGTCTGCAGAGCAAGGTGATCGTGGGTTCGATCGACGGCAGCTGCTCGGGTGTCCAGTACGTGAAGGACGGTAAGTTCGCCGCCACCGTCATGCAGTTTCCGAAGATCATGGCCGAGGACGGGGTGAAGGCGATCGTGACTTTTGCCAAGACCGGTACGAAGCCGAGCGGGGTCGTCAACACCGGCGCCACGCTGATCACGGACAAGCCCATCGCGGGCATCGACTCGAAGGATTCCGCCTGGGGCCTGGCCAACTGCTGGGGATGA